A region of the Limibacillus halophilus genome:
CAAGTCGAAGCGCACGATCTCGGACAGATTTCAGATTATCTGCGCCATCAGGCAGCTTTCTTGGGCCAACAGAAAAGCGCTGATATACTGCAAGGCATCATTGCCTTTTCGCAGCCGGGACAGAAGTAATGCCGATTGGTGGTTATCGGCATTGACCCTGACGGGCCGCTCTTCTATGTTCGCGCCCTTCCGCCGCCTGCGGAAGTAATGGGAACGTTCTTCATGGTTGAGGCAACTTCAGAGTTTCATCGCCCTTTTGACCTGGAGGGTTTGGGGCAGGCTGGCCGCATCGTTCGGATCGATGCGCGGGCCGAGGAATGTGAAGCCCTGGCGCGTCGATTGGGCTTGGTGTCGCTCGAAGCGCTAGGCGGAGACCTTGAGTTACGGCGACTGGGCGGCGGTATTTATGAGGTGACCGGGCGTTTTACGGCGCGCATTTCGCAGAGTTGCGTCGTAAGCCTGGAGGCATTCGATAGCATGCTGGAAGGTGACTTCGAGCAGCGTTATGTTGTTGGTGGGGCAGGTGCCGAGGACAGCGATCTCCTGGACCCGGAGGGCGATGAGCCGCCGGAGGTACTGGAAGAATCGACTCTGGACTTGGGCGAGGCTATGACACAGGAACTAGCGATTATGCTGGATCCACATCCCAGGAGGCCCGGTGCCAACCTGGATCAGTCGGAATTTGGACCGCGCATTGCGGTCGAAGAGGAAGGCGAGCGGGCAAATCCCTTTGCGGACCTTGCGCGTTTGGTAAAAGGCTCCAAAAGCGAACCCTGATTGGGATGCTGGCAGAGTATGGTGGCAGCGGCTGTCCATAGCTTGGACTTGCTGCATGCTGGCTTTTTGGCTACAAGCGGGCGTTTCAAGGCGCTCTCTATTAGAATACTATGAGGATGACGAGCGATGGCCGTTCCTAAGAAGAAAGTATCCAAGTCAAAGCGTGACATGCGTCGGTCGCACCACGCTCTTGGAAAGTCGAATCCGAATGAATGCCCGAACTGTGGCGAATTGAAGCTGCCGCACCATGTTTGCACCTCTTGCGGCCACTATGATGGCCGTGACGTGGTCGAGACGGAAGCGGTCTGAGGCCCTGCATCGTGCTTCTGGCAGTCTCTTTGGCCGGAAGCACGACTGAAGGCTTCGCATTTGCCATGAAAGCCAGACCTTGAGTGCGTCACTGACAATCGCATTAGACGCCATGGGCGGCGATGCCGCGCCTGAAATGGTTCTGCGCGGCGCGAATATCGCACAGCAGCGGTTTCCCGACGTGCGGTTCCTGTTGTTCGGGCGCGAGGGCGAGGTAGCCCCGCTTTTGGCGAAGTACAAGAAGCTCCAGGCAGTTGCCGAGGTGATCCATACGGACGACGTGGTGAGCTCTGAAGAGCGCCCCTCGGTCGCCTTACGCAGCGGCCGGAACTCCTCCATGCGTCTGGCGATCAACGCCGTGCACGATGGGCGGGCGCAAGGTGTGGTTTCTGCGGGAAACACAGGCGCCCTTATGGCCATGGCCAAGTTCGTGTTAAAGACCCTGCCTGGGATCGACCGCCCGGCCATTGCGTCCTTTTTCCCGACGCTGAAAGGCGAGTCGGTCATGCTGGATTTGGGCGCGAACGTGCATTGCGATACCAACAATCTGGTGGATTTTGCCATTATGGGCAGCGTCTTCTCGCATCTCGTTCTGGGCCGCATCGAGCCAAGCATCGGCTTGTTGAACGTGGGCTCTGAGGACAAGAAGGGGCATGACGCGCTTTGGGACGCGGCTGCAGTTCTGCGCGGGGCAGACTCTTTGCCTGGCCGTTTTCACGGTTTTGTTGAAGGCGACGATATCGCCAAGGGGACCGTGGATGTGATCGTGACCGATGGGTTTACCGGCAATGTGGCGCTGAAGACAGCGGAGGGCACGGCAAAGCTGGTCAGCGAGTACCTGCGTCAGTCGTTCCGGTCATCGCCTTTGGCCTCTATCGGCTACCTGCTTGCCAAGAGTGCGATGAACAAGCTGCGTAAACGTCTCGATCCGCGCCGCTACAACGGCGCGATCTTTCTTGGCCTCAACGGTGTGACTGTAAAGAGCCATGGTGGAACGGACGCTTTGGGTTTTGCCAATGCAATTGGTTTGGCGGTCGATCTCGCCAAGGGCGATTTCGTCAAGCGCTTACAGGAAGATTTTGCGAAATTAGGACGCGTCCAAGCCAACGCAAGGGCGGCGGTCTGACGATGCCGATCCGTACACAGCTTACAGGTTGTGGGGCCTACCTGCCCGAACGCATCGTAACCAATGCCGATCTGGCGCACGTCATCGATACCTCCGATGATTGGATCAGACAGCGCACCGGTATCTGCGAGCGCCGGGTCGCTGCGGAGGGTGAGATGACCTCCGATATTGCGCTTCACGCTGCTCAGGCAGCTCTGGAGAATGCTGGGCGGCAGGCGACGGATATCGATCTGATCGTACTCGCTACCTCGACACCGGACGAGACGTTTCCTGCAACGGCAACCCGCGTGCAACATGCCTTGGGCATAACCCGTGGTGCCGCATTCGACGTTCAGGCCGTTTGTTCGGGCTTCGTGTATGGGCTGGCGGTCGCCGACAACTTCATTCGTTGCGGACAGGCGAACCGAGCGCTGGTGATTGGCGCCGAGACCTATAGCCGCATCCTCGACTGGCAGGACCGCACGACTTGCGTGTTGTTTGGCGACGGCGGTGGCGCTGTCGTCCTTGAACGGGGCGAGGGAGAGGGCGATAAGGCCGATACCGGCATCCTTTCCACCCATATTTATTCGGATGGCCGGCATCATGACGCGCTTTACGTCGATGGTGGTCCTTCCAGCACCCAGACGACCGGACATCTGCGCATGCAAGGCCGCGAGGTCTTCCGTCACGCGGTTACCAATATGGCCGAGGCGATTGACGCCGCACTTGCTCACAACAAGGTTGCGGAGAGTGAAATCGATTGGTTGGTGCCGCACCAGGCAAACTCCCGGATCATCGAAGCAATGGCCCGTAAACTCTCCATGCCGATGGAGCGGGTCATAATGACGGTGGACCGTCACGCCAACACTTCTTCCGCTTCCATACCCCTTGCGCTGAACGAGGGAATGCAGGACGGACGCATCGGAAAGGGCGACCTTGTACTGATGGAAGCGATGGGTGGCGGCTTCACATGGGGTTCAG
Encoded here:
- a CDS encoding YceD family protein, which translates into the protein MVIGIDPDGPLFYVRALPPPAEVMGTFFMVEATSEFHRPFDLEGLGQAGRIVRIDARAEECEALARRLGLVSLEALGGDLELRRLGGGIYEVTGRFTARISQSCVVSLEAFDSMLEGDFEQRYVVGGAGAEDSDLLDPEGDEPPEVLEESTLDLGEAMTQELAIMLDPHPRRPGANLDQSEFGPRIAVEEEGERANPFADLARLVKGSKSEP
- the rpmF gene encoding 50S ribosomal protein L32, which gives rise to MAVPKKKVSKSKRDMRRSHHALGKSNPNECPNCGELKLPHHVCTSCGHYDGRDVVETEAV
- the plsX gene encoding phosphate acyltransferase PlsX — encoded protein: MSASLTIALDAMGGDAAPEMVLRGANIAQQRFPDVRFLLFGREGEVAPLLAKYKKLQAVAEVIHTDDVVSSEERPSVALRSGRNSSMRLAINAVHDGRAQGVVSAGNTGALMAMAKFVLKTLPGIDRPAIASFFPTLKGESVMLDLGANVHCDTNNLVDFAIMGSVFSHLVLGRIEPSIGLLNVGSEDKKGHDALWDAAAVLRGADSLPGRFHGFVEGDDIAKGTVDVIVTDGFTGNVALKTAEGTAKLVSEYLRQSFRSSPLASIGYLLAKSAMNKLRKRLDPRRYNGAIFLGLNGVTVKSHGGTDALGFANAIGLAVDLAKGDFVKRLQEDFAKLGRVQANARAAV
- a CDS encoding beta-ketoacyl-ACP synthase III; this encodes MPIRTQLTGCGAYLPERIVTNADLAHVIDTSDDWIRQRTGICERRVAAEGEMTSDIALHAAQAALENAGRQATDIDLIVLATSTPDETFPATATRVQHALGITRGAAFDVQAVCSGFVYGLAVADNFIRCGQANRALVIGAETYSRILDWQDRTTCVLFGDGGGAVVLERGEGEGDKADTGILSTHIYSDGRHHDALYVDGGPSSTQTTGHLRMQGREVFRHAVTNMAEAIDAALAHNKVAESEIDWLVPHQANSRIIEAMARKLSMPMERVIMTVDRHANTSSASIPLALNEGMQDGRIGKGDLVLMEAMGGGFTWGSALVRL